In one Aromatoleum aromaticum EbN1 genomic region, the following are encoded:
- a CDS encoding IS91-like element ISAzo26 family transposase, producing the protein MRATGLEVADIFRQAGPIYRRDHAATLSRGQYQVMRAIERCRTAALGGHVEQCDACGHQRIAFNSCRNRHCPKCQSLVRAQWLEARQADLLPVEYFHVVFTVPEDIAAISYQNKSVVYEILFHATAETLRIIAADPRHLGAELGFIAILHTWGQNMLHHPHLHCVVPGGGVSADGERWIACRRGFFLPVRVLSRLFRHLFLKRLQQAFDAGELHFFNALAALHAPAVFARHLARARRSEWVVFAKPPFGGPQQVLEYLGRYTHRVAISNNRLVACTDDEVSFRWKDYRHHGRNKVMRLEAHEFIRRFLLHVLPAGFHRIRHYGFLANRLRASALAHCRALLSAPAPEPQTDAPRDYRERYQQLTGRSLRDCPQCGRGHMVCLETFLPGALPRAPPRVPS; encoded by the coding sequence GTGCGCGCCACCGGGCTCGAGGTGGCGGACATCTTTCGTCAGGCCGGGCCCATCTATCGCCGGGACCACGCGGCTACCCTCAGCCGCGGGCAGTACCAGGTCATGCGCGCGATCGAGCGTTGCCGCACCGCGGCCCTCGGCGGACACGTCGAGCAGTGCGACGCCTGCGGTCACCAGCGCATCGCGTTCAATAGCTGCCGCAATCGGCACTGTCCCAAATGTCAGTCCCTGGTGCGGGCGCAATGGCTCGAAGCGCGCCAGGCCGATCTGCTCCCCGTCGAGTATTTCCACGTCGTCTTCACCGTCCCCGAGGACATCGCGGCGATCAGCTATCAGAACAAGAGCGTGGTCTACGAGATCCTGTTTCACGCCACCGCCGAGACCTTGCGCATCATCGCCGCCGATCCGAGGCACCTCGGGGCCGAGCTCGGTTTCATCGCCATCCTGCATACCTGGGGGCAGAATATGCTGCATCACCCGCATCTGCACTGCGTCGTGCCGGGCGGGGGCGTGTCGGCCGACGGCGAGCGCTGGATCGCGTGCCGCCGCGGGTTCTTCCTGCCCGTGCGGGTGCTGTCGCGGCTGTTCCGGCACCTGTTCCTCAAGCGCTTGCAACAGGCCTTTGATGCGGGCGAGCTCCACTTCTTCAATGCCCTCGCGGCGCTGCACGCGCCCGCTGTCTTCGCCCGGCATCTGGCGCGCGCGAGACGATCCGAGTGGGTGGTTTTCGCCAAACCGCCGTTCGGCGGCCCGCAGCAGGTCCTCGAATATCTTGGCCGCTATACCCATCGCGTCGCCATCTCGAACAATCGCCTCGTCGCCTGCACCGACGATGAGGTGAGCTTTCGCTGGAAGGACTACCGCCACCACGGGCGCAACAAAGTCATGCGCCTGGAGGCGCACGAATTCATCCGCCGCTTCCTGCTGCATGTCCTGCCGGCGGGGTTCCATCGTATCCGGCATTACGGATTTCTCGCCAACCGCCTTCGCGCGAGCGCGCTCGCCCACTGCCGGGCGTTGCTCAGCGCCCCCGCGCCAGAACCGCAGACCGACGCGCCGCGCGACTACCGTGAGCGCTACCAGCAGCTCACCGGAAGGTCACTACGCGACTGCCCGCAATGTGGCCGGGGTCACATGGTGTGCCTCGAGACCTTCCTGCCCGGCGCCTTGCCCCGCGCGCCGCCGCGAGTGCCGTCATGA
- a CDS encoding tyrosine-type recombinase/integrase: protein MLQRFFAERLIQQQNASPRTVGAYRDTFRLLLTYAERERGKPPAKLTLGDFNAALVLDFLAHLETERHHTVRSRNARLAAVRAFAHYVALQCPPTLQLAQQILAIPMKRFERPLLEYLSRDEVQAVLAAPDTSTWCGRRDRVMFALLYNTGARVSEMIGIRVADVTLGATSSVRLQGKGRKQRTVPLWKETAAEIRHWLKYADLRTDQPLVPNRSGRAMTRTNVAERLALAITAATTQCPRLAGRRISPHSWRHTTAMHLLQAGVDITVIALWLGHESPVTTHGYVEADLAMKERALDTLAPPETKRKRYRPSDAVLKFLESL, encoded by the coding sequence TTGCTCCAACGCTTCTTTGCCGAACGCCTGATCCAGCAACAGAACGCCAGTCCGAGAACGGTCGGGGCCTATCGCGATACCTTCCGGCTGCTGCTGACCTATGCAGAACGAGAACGGGGCAAGCCACCGGCCAAGCTGACGCTGGGGGATTTCAATGCGGCACTGGTCCTCGACTTCCTCGCCCACCTCGAAACCGAGCGCCACCACACGGTGCGCAGCCGCAACGCACGACTGGCTGCGGTGCGCGCCTTTGCCCATTACGTGGCCTTGCAATGCCCGCCGACGTTGCAACTCGCGCAGCAGATCCTGGCGATCCCGATGAAACGCTTCGAGCGGCCCCTGCTCGAGTATCTCTCCCGCGATGAGGTTCAAGCCGTTCTCGCCGCCCCCGACACGAGCACCTGGTGTGGTCGCCGTGATCGGGTGATGTTCGCGTTGCTCTACAACACCGGCGCGCGGGTTTCCGAAATGATCGGCATCCGGGTGGCCGATGTCACGCTCGGCGCGACGTCCTCGGTGCGCCTGCAGGGCAAGGGGCGCAAGCAACGAACCGTGCCGCTGTGGAAGGAAACGGCGGCCGAAATCCGTCACTGGTTGAAGTATGCAGATTTGCGCACCGACCAGCCGCTCGTCCCCAACCGCAGCGGGCGAGCGATGACCCGCACGAATGTCGCCGAGCGACTTGCCCTCGCGATCACGGCGGCGACGACGCAGTGTCCGCGGCTGGCGGGGCGCAGAATATCGCCCCATTCCTGGAGGCACACGACCGCCATGCATCTGTTGCAGGCCGGCGTCGACATCACGGTCATCGCCTTGTGGCTGGGGCACGAGAGCCCGGTCACGACCCATGGCTACGTCGAGGCCGACCTGGCAATGAAGGAACGTGCCCTCGATACGCTCGCGCCGCCAGAGACCAAGCGCAAACGCTATCGCCCAAGCGACGCTGTCCTCAAATTCCTCGAAAGCCTCTGA
- the tnpB gene encoding IS66 family insertion sequence element accessory protein TnpB (TnpB, as the term is used for proteins encoded by IS66 family insertion elements, is considered an accessory protein, since TnpC, encoded by a neighboring gene, is a DDE family transposase.) encodes MIPPEQIWLAVEPIDMRLGIDGLSARLQNSLGRAPCDGSAYAFINRARTRLKVLLWDGTGVWLSQRRLHRGSFSWPAADTAVFALSAEQWQWLVAGVQWQRLSAAAPAHWRV; translated from the coding sequence ATGATTCCGCCGGAGCAGATCTGGCTCGCGGTCGAGCCGATCGACATGCGTCTGGGCATCGACGGTCTGTCTGCACGACTGCAGAACAGCCTGGGCCGCGCGCCGTGCGATGGCAGTGCGTACGCCTTCATCAACCGGGCCCGCACGCGCCTGAAGGTGCTGCTGTGGGATGGCACCGGGGTGTGGCTGAGTCAGCGGCGTCTGCATCGGGGCAGCTTCAGTTGGCCCGCTGCCGATACGGCGGTGTTCGCGCTGTCGGCCGAGCAGTGGCAGTGGCTCGTGGCGGGGGTGCAATGGCAGCGCCTGAGCGCCGCCGCCCCGGCGCACTGGCGGGTGTGA
- the tnpA gene encoding IS66 family insertion sequence element accessory protein TnpA, whose translation MSTQSERVARWREHVERWRRSGQTQAAYSAEHGVSSKSLGYWIRRSRHESAREVDSVLTLVAARPVGVTAPRQAGEVLSLCSPSGWCLQFGALPPASWLAEVLAHGAT comes from the coding sequence ATGAGCACACAATCGGAGCGCGTTGCGCGCTGGCGCGAGCACGTGGAGCGGTGGCGCCGCAGTGGTCAGACACAGGCGGCCTATAGCGCCGAGCATGGCGTGAGCAGTAAATCCCTGGGGTACTGGATTCGGCGGTCGCGCCACGAGTCAGCGCGCGAGGTGGATTCGGTCCTGACGTTGGTGGCGGCCCGTCCTGTCGGCGTCACGGCGCCGCGGCAAGCGGGGGAGGTGCTGTCGCTGTGCAGCCCGTCGGGCTGGTGCCTGCAGTTCGGTGCGCTGCCGCCGGCGTCGTGGCTCGCCGAGGTGCTCGCGCACGGGGCGACGTGA
- a CDS encoding acyl-CoA dehydrogenase family protein produces MIRDQETLNILLGTISRFVRERLVPQEAHVAETDQIPQELVDEMKELGLFGLSIPEEYDGMGLTMEEEVLATFEIGKTSPCFRSLFATNNGIGAQGIVIDGTEEQKRHYLPKLASGEIIGSFALTEPDSGSDAASLRTSARRDGDCYVLNGTKRYITNAPEAGIFTVMARTTPDSHGAHGISAFIVEQGTPGLSLGPIDRKMGQKGAHICDVIFDDCRVPAANLIGGREEVGFKTAMKVLDKGRINIAAVCVGVAERMLDDALRYALERKQFGKPIAEFQLIQAMLADSKAEIYAARSMVLDAARRRDDGLDVGTEAACAKLFASEMCGRVADRAVQIFGGAGYLAEYGIERFYRDVRLFRIFEGTTQIQQLVIARNMIRDHAQ; encoded by the coding sequence ATGATCCGCGATCAGGAGACTCTGAACATTCTTCTCGGCACGATCTCGCGCTTCGTGCGCGAACGCCTCGTGCCGCAGGAAGCCCACGTCGCCGAAACCGACCAGATCCCGCAGGAGCTCGTCGACGAGATGAAGGAACTCGGCCTCTTCGGCCTGTCGATTCCCGAGGAATACGATGGCATGGGGCTGACGATGGAAGAAGAAGTCCTCGCGACCTTCGAGATCGGCAAGACTTCGCCGTGCTTCCGTTCGCTGTTCGCGACCAACAACGGCATCGGCGCCCAGGGCATCGTCATCGATGGCACTGAAGAGCAAAAACGCCATTACCTGCCGAAGCTCGCGTCCGGCGAAATCATCGGTTCGTTCGCGCTGACCGAACCCGACAGCGGCTCGGACGCCGCCAGCCTGCGCACCAGCGCGCGCCGCGACGGCGACTGCTACGTGCTCAACGGCACGAAGCGCTACATCACGAATGCGCCGGAAGCCGGCATCTTCACGGTGATGGCCCGCACGACGCCGGACTCGCACGGCGCTCACGGCATCTCGGCGTTCATCGTCGAGCAGGGCACGCCGGGCTTGTCGCTCGGGCCGATCGACAGGAAGATGGGCCAGAAAGGCGCGCACATCTGCGACGTGATCTTCGACGACTGCCGCGTGCCGGCCGCGAACCTGATCGGCGGACGCGAGGAAGTCGGCTTCAAGACTGCGATGAAAGTGCTCGACAAGGGTCGCATCAACATCGCCGCAGTATGCGTCGGTGTCGCCGAACGCATGCTCGACGACGCGCTGCGCTACGCGCTCGAACGCAAGCAGTTCGGCAAGCCGATCGCCGAGTTCCAGCTGATCCAGGCGATGCTCGCCGACAGCAAGGCCGAGATCTATGCGGCGCGCAGCATGGTGCTCGACGCAGCACGGCGCCGCGACGACGGGCTCGACGTCGGCACCGAAGCCGCGTGCGCGAAGCTCTTCGCCTCGGAAATGTGCGGCCGTGTCGCCGATCGGGCGGTGCAGATCTTCGGCGGCGCCGGGTACCTGGCCGAATACGGCATCGAGCGCTTCTACCGTGACGTGCGCCTGTTCCGCATCTTCGAAGGCACGACGCAGATCCAGCAACTCGTCATCGCCCGCAACATGATCCGCGACCATGCGCAGTAA
- the badI gene encoding 2-ketocyclohexanecarboxyl-CoA hydrolase has protein sequence MEYQDILYTKEDGIATIMINRPAQYNAFRAQTCEEIIHALKDADFDRQIGVVVLTGAGDKAFCTGGDQGTQDGGYGGRGVIGLPVEEMQSAIRDIAKPVIARVNGFAIGGGNVLVTVCDLAIASEKAQLGQAGPRVGSVDPGFGTALLARVVGEKKAREIWYLCRRYTAQEALAMGLVNAVVPHDQLDAEVKKWCDEIVEKSPTAIALAKKSFNVDTEMIRGMGGLAMHALKLYYETAESAEGGNAFREKRKPEFRKYVK, from the coding sequence ATGGAATACCAGGACATTCTGTACACGAAGGAAGACGGCATCGCGACGATCATGATCAACCGTCCGGCGCAGTACAACGCGTTCCGCGCGCAGACCTGCGAGGAAATTATCCACGCGCTGAAGGACGCGGATTTCGATCGCCAGATCGGCGTCGTCGTGCTGACCGGCGCGGGCGACAAGGCGTTCTGCACCGGCGGTGACCAGGGCACGCAGGACGGCGGCTACGGCGGCCGCGGCGTGATCGGCCTGCCGGTCGAGGAGATGCAGAGCGCGATCCGCGACATCGCCAAGCCGGTGATCGCGCGCGTGAATGGTTTTGCCATCGGCGGGGGCAACGTGCTCGTGACGGTCTGCGACCTTGCGATTGCCTCGGAAAAGGCGCAGCTCGGCCAGGCCGGCCCGCGCGTCGGCTCGGTCGACCCCGGCTTCGGCACGGCGCTGCTCGCGCGTGTCGTCGGTGAGAAGAAGGCGCGCGAGATCTGGTATCTGTGCCGCCGCTACACTGCGCAGGAAGCGCTCGCGATGGGCCTCGTCAATGCGGTGGTGCCGCATGACCAACTCGACGCCGAAGTGAAAAAGTGGTGCGACGAGATCGTCGAGAAGAGCCCGACTGCGATCGCGCTGGCGAAAAAGTCGTTCAACGTCGATACCGAGATGATCCGCGGCATGGGCGGCCTCGCGATGCACGCGCTGAAGCTGTATTACGAGACGGCCGAATCGGCCGAAGGCGGCAACGCGTTCCGCGAGAAGCGCAAGCCCGAGTTCCGCAAATACGTCAAGTAA
- the badH gene encoding 2-hydroxycyclohexanecarboxyl-CoA dehydrogenase codes for MRGIKDKVAIVTGGAGGIGSAICRRFGEEGAKVAVFDINREAAETVAADIRAKGGNAQAFAVDLTSQDSVITAVSAAEQALGPTDVLVNNAGWDKIGNFLSTDKPLWDKIVAINLYGALYMHHAVAKGMVERGAGRIVNIASDAGRGGSSGEAVYSFCKGGLIAFSKTMARELARQQISVNVVCPGPTDTPLLDDICGEGEKGDKLRTAFTRAVPFGRLGQPDDLPGAILFLSSDDASFITGQVLSVSGGLTMAG; via the coding sequence CACCGGCGGCGCAGGTGGCATCGGTTCGGCAATCTGCCGCCGCTTCGGCGAAGAAGGCGCGAAAGTCGCGGTGTTCGACATCAACCGCGAAGCGGCCGAAACGGTCGCTGCGGATATCCGCGCGAAAGGCGGCAACGCCCAGGCGTTCGCGGTCGATCTGACGAGCCAGGACTCGGTGATCACCGCGGTGAGCGCCGCCGAGCAGGCGCTCGGCCCGACCGACGTGCTGGTCAATAACGCCGGCTGGGACAAGATCGGCAATTTCCTCAGCACCGACAAGCCGCTGTGGGACAAGATCGTCGCGATCAACCTGTATGGCGCCCTGTACATGCATCACGCCGTCGCCAAGGGCATGGTCGAGCGCGGCGCGGGCCGCATCGTCAACATCGCGTCGGACGCCGGCCGTGGCGGCTCGTCCGGCGAGGCGGTGTATTCGTTCTGCAAGGGCGGACTGATCGCGTTCTCGAAGACGATGGCGCGTGAACTCGCCCGCCAGCAGATCAGCGTCAACGTCGTGTGCCCCGGCCCGACCGATACGCCGCTGCTCGACGACATCTGCGGCGAAGGCGAGAAGGGCGACAAGCTGCGCACCGCCTTCACGCGCGCGGTGCCGTTCGGGCGGCTCGGCCAGCCCGACGACCTGCCTGGGGCGATTCTGTTCCTGTCGAGCGACGACGCGTCCTTCATCACCGGCCAGGTGCTGAGCGTGTCCGGCGGCCTGACGATGGCTGGTTGA